From one Phycodurus eques isolate BA_2022a chromosome 19, UOR_Pequ_1.1, whole genome shotgun sequence genomic stretch:
- the LOC133417561 gene encoding disks large homolog 5-like isoform X4 — protein MKSTCIGPRRKFYRSTYSVLSTMPSDSESSGSLGSVGTPTPASSPPLAHVDGHRVNEKMETVLLQLRHVSRERDELRKRLALSSPGSTFDDCRPNSKAGHDYERLKLQCMKAMAELQSLQNQHSGTLKRCEEAVKKADFYHTLHSRLAGEHGQLKDELEALRLDNVRLLREHDHAKQTCEELLRLRDRDQREVADMRALHQQVIREGSSDALNKLYDSAVDKLESVRSDYEGLRKIYEDTTADRNADLSRLDRAEEEKRRLQKQLDVLMKQRDAAIHYQQQYSSSVRRLDQQELSKAAAQNVELQHEMERLQSEATRSKTQQLKAAKECEKYKEERDSVTGEYRLIMSERDQVIKEVERLQTGLELAEAKLKNTSSERRVASEELEALRQELSSSLMERDRAVCEKSELLEKYCHEVKDKAEAQKVLSQACEDMETVREERDVARKERTEAIIQRDQLLREYYQARQKQDSVTLDVERANKEIEMLRKQYEAVGQELKEALQEAEVAKCRRDWAFQERDKIVGERESVRTLCDNLRRERDRAVSDLAEALRNLDDTRKQKNDAVREIKELKEKMEDQLEKEARFRQLMAHSSHDSAIDMDSVEWETEVVEFDKCWDMDLKALGFDIAEGVNDPYLPGDCGVFVSKVDKGSLAEGRLRVNDWLLKINNVDLTSKDRKQAIKAVLSGEGVINMVVRRRKSLGGRVATPVQINLAGHKDCGICLESGVFVASLAPGSPAVRDNALTVGDRLLAINGISLDNKSLPECDALLRTCRESLCISLAKFLPQSCSGQSLYDGLKDSEKVSKNCRNSKHSCSTQADGCACEMRCRFGGGGDDDGAPGDAGLHCQHVPDDSLHSRSPSEPLAEFCYRRQDFQRLPFTFTPVLPDRGPSSRKAGGGTWPKVIAGPSIPECARLSIYKRSKQRKSIFDMNTFRRPEAPPKLDYMSLSQLPKDSPQSSVAESSQGPPAPPTRSDSFRFKHSLQNSSASDSTIPASPPRGSSPVVEGDCAKQLYYTAEASHRESKLLAEDDGSQPRESEKRRYRPKSAPALRRNVTPLHIPVPMQVHHFSKDEHSPEPMDLLRFSPMRNNRYGMHFAPPSYSGGVTHSAQRGLASCPAKTAVMRNPVYGAWSHEVQTGNCPPGPSSGVHSHSRANPQHHGRHSVDLNHQLAGDVGDAGRAPHGTNSLPSGSRLGSLSALQFRAERIRIPPTRYPCSAGSDRGSRSHSECSSPTTPPRSPVGPDASSFAGSQSSSSISTQLRIAVSPAPVGDGRKDGFVRHRLAARPKFLSLRCLRPYLEEPRNVTVQKGAEPLGISIVSGENGGVFVSKVTAGSIAHQAHLEYGDQLLEFNGINLRNANEQQARLVIGQQCDTVTVLAQYNPHMFQLGNHSRSSSRMESSSDRPTPRDSGSTTPDDGSVGDALSEQDEGTVTPPSKQTAPAASPHSTFRLPVAALRRTADSRLVRLKRIQAELGVQICGGNLYGVFVETLDEDSPAKSANGLLPGDRILEYNGVSMKNKTKEEAYLELLKPAETVTFKVQNCLDELAAVKETPGDGVFIRSLYERVADTEQELSFKKDDILYVEDTLPNGNFGYWMAWHLDEKGQKLENGQIPSRFMMDQEFYRRHGMSDMKDDGGGGKTLSAAARRSFFRRRLKHKHNGSKDGKDLMASEAMMSEYLPITEDGVSLMYQRVQKVECSAPRPVLILGPLAEASKDMLVNEAPAKFSRCLPEVMKASQQAIERGVKDCVFIDYKRRSGHFDVTTVASIKEITEKDSKHCLLDIAAHAIERLHSVHIYPIVIFIRYKNAKQIKEQKDPMYLRDKLSQKLSKEHFEAAQKTEQDYSRFFTGVVQGGSVSFICTQIVAVVEQEQNKVLWIPDGAQ, from the exons ATGAAATCAACTTGTATTGGGCCGAGGCGCAAATTTTACA GGTCCACCTACAGCGTCTTGTCCACCATGCCGTCAGACTCCGAGAGCAGCGGCTCTCTCGGCAGCGTGG GCACGCCCACTCCGGCCTCCTCGCCACCGCTGGCCCACGTGGACGGTCACCGGGTGAACGAGAAGATGGAGACCGTCCTGTTGCAGCTCCGCCACGTGTCCCGGGAGCGCGACGAGCTACGCAAGCGGCTGGCGCTCTCCTCGCCCGGGAGTACCTTCGACGACTGCAG GCCCAACTCGAAAGCGGGTCACGACTACGAGCGGCTCAAGCTGCAGTGTATGAAGGCCATGGCCGAGCTGCAGTCCCTGCAGAACCAGCACAGCGGCACCCTCAAGAGGTGCGAGGAGGCCGTCAAGAAGGCCGACTTCTACCA CACGCTGCACAGCCGCCTGGCTGGCGAGCACGGCCAGCTGAAGGACGAGCTGGAGGCGCTGAGGCTGGACAACGTGCGGCTGCTCCGCGAGCACGACCACGCCAAGCAGACCTGCGAGGAACTGCTCAGGCTGCGCGACCGCGACCAGCGGGAGGTGGCCGACATGCGCGCGCTGCACCAACAG GTGATCCGGGAGGGCTCGTCGGACGCCCTGAACAAGCTGTACGACTCCGCCGTGGACAAACTGGAGAGCGTGAGGAGCGACTACGAGGGTCTGCGGAAGATCTACGAGGACACGACGGCCGATCGCAACGCCGACCTGAGTCGCCTGGACCGCGCCGAGGAAGAGAAGCGACGCCTCCAGAAGCAGCTGGACGTGCTGATGAAGCAGAGGGACGCCGCCATCCACTACCAGCAGCAGTACTCGTCGTCCGTACgcag GTTGGACCAGCAGGAGCTGTCCAAGGCGGCCGCCCAGAACGTGGAGCTGCAGCACGAGATGGAGCGGCTGCAGTCGGAGGCCACGCGCTCCAAAACGCAGCAGCTCAAAGCGGCCAAGGAGTGCGAGAAGTACAAGGAGGAGCGCGACTCGGTCACGGGCGAGTACCGCCTGATCATGAGCGAGCGCGACCAGGTGATCAAGGAGGTGGAGCGGCTTCAGACCGGGCTGGAGCTGGCGGAGGCCAAGCTGAAGAACACGTCCTCGGAGCGGCGGGTGGCCAGCGAGGAGCTGGAGGCTCTCCGCCAG GAACTGTCGTCGTCGCTGATGGAGCGCGACCGTGCGGTGTGCGAGAAGAGCGAGCTTCTGGAGAAGTACTGCCACGAGGTGAAGGACAAGGCAGAGGCGCAGAAGGTGCTGAGCCAGGCCTGCGAGGACATGGAGACGGTGCGCGAGGAGCGAGACGTGGCCCGCAAGGAGAGGACGGAGGCCATCATCCAGCGGGACCAGCTGCTGCGCGAGTATTACCAGGCCAGACAG AAACAAGACTCTGTCACTCTGGACGTGGAGCGGGCCAACAAGGAGATCGAGATGCTCCGGAAGCAATACGAGGCCGTCGGCCAGGAGCTGAAGGAGGCGCTGCAGGAGGCCGAGGTGGCCAAGTGTCGCAGGGACTGGGCCTTCCAGGAGCGGGACAAGATCGTGGGAGAGAGGGAAAGCGTTCG CACCTTGTGCGACAACCTGAGGCGCGAGAGGGACAGAGCCGTGAGCGATCTGGCGGAGGCGCTGAGGAATCTGGACGACACCAGGAAGCAGAAGAACGACGCCGTGCGAGAGATCAAAGAACTCAA gGAAAAAATGGAGGACCAATTGGAGAAGGAGGCGCGGTTCCGCCAGCTCATGGCTCACAGTTCGCACGATTCCGCCATCGACATGGACTCGGTTGAATGGGAGACGGAAGTTGTAGAGTTTGACAAGTGCTGG GACATGGATTTGAAAGCACTTGGCTTTGATATCGCAGAGGGGGTCAATGATCCTTATTTGCCAGGAGATTGCGGTGTGTTTGTCAGTAAGGTGGACAAAGGAAGTCTAGCAGAAGGACGATTAAG GGTGAACGACTGGCTGCTGAAGATCAACAACGTGGACCTGACCAGCAAGGACAGGAAGCAGGCCATCAAAGCGGTGCTGAGTGGCGAGGGCGTGATCAACATGGTGGTCCGCCGCAGGAAGTCGCTTGGGGGGCGGGTCGCCACCCCTGTCCAGATTAACCTCGCCGGACACAAAG ACTGCGGCATCTGCCTGGAAAGCGGAGTGTTTGTTGCTTCGCTGGCGCCTGGCAGTCCGGCGGTCCGAGACAATGCGCTCACAGTTGGGGACAGGCTGCTCGCT ATTAATGGCATCTCGCTGGATAACAAGTCGCTGCCCGAGTGCGACGCTCTGCTGAGGACGTGTCGCGAGTCGCTCTGCATCTCCCTCGCCAAG TTCCTGCCTCAGAGCTGCTCCGGCCAGAGTTTATACGACGGTCTGAAGGACTCTGAGAAAGTCTCCAAAAACTGTCGCAACTCCAAGCACAGCTGTTCCACGCAGGCCGACGGCTGCGCCTGCGAGATGAGGTGCCGATTTGGCGGCGGCGGGGATGACGACGGAGCGCCCGGAGACGCCGGTCTTCATTGTCAACACGTGCCCGACGACTCCCTGCACTCCCGTAGCCCCTCGGAACCCCTGGCAGAGTTCTGCTACAGGAGGCAGGACTTCCAGCGTCTCCCCTTCACCTTCACGCCTGTGCTCCCCGACCGCGGCCCTTCTTCGAGGAAGGCCGGCGGAGGCACGTGGCCCAAAGTCATTGCGGGACCGTCTATCCCGGAGTGTGCGCGGCTTTCCATCTACAAGAGATCCAAGCAACGCAAGTCCATCTTTGACATGAATACATTCAGGAGACCGGAAGCTCCTCCAAAACTGGACTACATGTCGCTTTCTCAGCTGCCCAAAGACTCGCCGCAGAGCTCGGTGGCCGAATCCTCTCAAGGTCCGCCCGCCCCGCCGACCAGGAGCGACTCGTTCAGATTCAAACACTCGCTGCAGAACAGCTCGGCGTCAGACTCCACCATCCCGGCCTCCCCGCCCCGAGGGAGCAGTCCGGTCGTGGAAGGCGACTGCGCCAAGCAGCTCTACTACACGGCGGAAGCTTCGCATCGAGAGTCCAAGTTGCTGGCGGAGGACGACGGGAGTCAACCGCGGGAGTCGGAGAAGAGAAGGTACCGGCCCAAATCGGCACCGGCGCTGCGGCGGAACGTGACGCCGTTACACATCCCGGTTCCCATGCAG GTTCATCATTTCTCAAAAGACGAGCACTCGCCCGAGCCGATGGATTTGTTGCGCTTCTCTCCGATGCGAAATAATCGCTACGGCATGCACTTTGCGCCCCCCAGCTACAGCGGCGGCGTGACAC ACTCCGCGCAGCGAGGCTTAGCTTCATGTCCAGCGAAGACGGCCGTGATGAGGAACCCGGTCTACGGCGCCTGGAGTCACGAAGTGCAGACCGGCAACTGTCCGCCAGGGCCCAGCTCCGGCGTCCACTCGCATTCACGTGCAAA CCCCCAGCATCACGGTCGCCACAGTGTGGACCTCAACCACCAGCTCGCTGGGGACGTTGGTGACGCCGGCCGAGCACCTCACGGCACCAATTCCCTCCCCTCCGGCTCCAGACTGG GCTCCCTGAGTGCGTTGCAGTTTAGAGCCGAGCGCATTAGGATTCCACCGACTCGGTATCCGTGCTCCGCTGGATCGGATCGAG GCTCCCGCTCCCATTCAGAGTGCAGCTCACCGACGACGCCTCCCAGGTCCCCCGTCGGCCCGGACGCATCGTCCTTCGCCGGCAGCCAATCGTCGAGCTCCATCTCCACGCAGCTCAGGATAGCCGTCAGCCCCGCACCGGTCGGTGACGGACGGAAGGACGG ATTTGTCAGGCATCGGCTGGCTGCTCGGCCCAAGTTCCTCTCTTTGAGATGCTTGAG GCCGTATTTGGAGGAGCCGCGCAACGTGACGGTGCAGAAAGGAGCCGAGCCGCTGGGTATCTCCATCGTGAGCGGCGAGAACGGCGGCGTGTTTGTGTCCAAAGTCACGGCGGGAAGCATCGCTCACCAAGCTCATTTGGAGTACGGAGATCAGCTGTTGGAG TTTAACGGCATCAACCTGCGGAATGCGAACGAGCAGCAGGCCCGCTTGGTGATCGGGCAGCAGTGCGACACGGTCACCGTTTTGGCTCAGTACAACCCACACATGTTTCAGCTGGGCAATCACTCTCGATCCAG CTCTCGCATGGAGTCCAGCAGCGACCGGCCGACCCCCCGCGACAGCGGCTCCACCACCCCGGACGACGGCTCCGTGGGCGACGCCCTCAGCGAGCAGGACGAGGGCACCGTGACGCCGCCATCCAAGCAGACCGCCCCCGCCGCCAGCCCCCACAGCACCTTCAG GCTTCCCGTTGCCGCTTTACGTCGCACCGCGGATTCGCGACTGGTGAGGCTGAAGAGGATCCAGGCGGAGCTGGGAGTCCAGATATGCGGAGGCAACCTGTACGGTGTCTTTGTGGAGACTCTGGATGAAGATAGTCCTGCTAAAAGTGCTAATGGCCTGCTGCCCGGAGACCGGATCCTGGAG TACAACGGCGTCAGCATGAAGAACAAAACCAAAGAGGAGGCTTACCTGGAATTGTTAAAGCCCGCCGAAACGGTCACGTTCAAGGTACAAAACTGCCTGGACGAACTGGCCGCCGTCAAAGAGACACCCGGAGACGGAGTTTTCATCAG ATCGCTGTACGAGAGGGTGGCCGACACGGAGCAAGAGCTGAGCTTCAAGAAGGACGACATCCTGTACGTGGAGGATACGCTGCCCAACGGCAACTTCGGCTACTGGATGGCGTGGCACCTTGACGAGAAGGGGCAGAAGTTGGAGAACGGGCAGATTCCCAGCAGATTCAT GATGGACCAGGAGTTCTACAGGAGACACGGCATGAGCGACATGAAAGACGACGGCGGCGGGGGCAAAACTTTGTCGGCCGCCGCCCGGCGGTCCTTCTTCCGCCGGAGGCTGAAGCACAAGCACAACGGATCCAAGGACGGGAAGGACCTCATGGCGTCTGAAGCCATGATGTCTGAATACTTGCCCATCACAGAAG ATGGCGTGAGCCTCATGTACCAGCGGGTCCAGAAGGTGGAGTGCTCGGCCCCCAGACCGGTGCTGATCCTGGGGCCGCTAGCCGAGGCCAGTAAGGACATGCTGGTCAACGAGGCGCCCGCCAAGTTTAGTCGCTGTCTGCCGG AGGTCATGAAAGCGTCCCAGCAGGCCATCGAGCGAGGCGTGAAGGACTGCGTGTTCATCGACTACAAGCGACGCAGCGGCCATTTCGACGTCACCACCGTGGCCTCCATCAAGGAGATCACGGAGAAG GACTCGAAGCACTGCTTGCTCGACATCGCCGCGCACGCCATCGAACGCCTGCACAGCGTCCACATCTACCCGATCGTCATATTCATTCGCTACAAAAACGCCAAGCAGATCAA AGAGCAGAAGGATCCGATGTACCTGCGGGATAAACTCTCCCAGAAGCTCTCCAAGGAGCACTTTGAGGCAGCCCAGAAGACGGAGCAGGACTACAGCCGCTTCTTCACAG GTGTCGTCCAAGGCGGCAGCGTCTCCTTCATTTGCACTCAGATCGTCGCCGTCGTCGAGCAGGAGCAGAATAAAGTTCTGTGGATCCCCGACGGAGCgcagtag